The genomic stretch TCGCAGCCATCGACATCCACCGCAACCAGGCGCCACGGACCGGGGCCGGCGCCCAGCAGCCCCTCGGCAATCGCCGCCACGGCATCGGAATGATCATCATTCACGTGCTGGATGATCTCGGCCTCGGCCGCGGCGACCGCCGCCAGGGCGGCCGCGTCGGGGGCCAATTCGCTGGCCTTGATGCGTTCCGCGCGCGCGAAGCCACCGACATGCAGCGCGCCGCCGATGCGCACGCGCCACAGCCCGAAATCCGCGAAGTCGGCATAGAGCGCGGCATAGGGGTGCCGCGCCAGCCAGCGCGCCTTGAGCGGCGCGACCTCAGTCTCCGGCACGGGCTCAGCGAGGCCCGTGACGGTCACGCGCGGAGCGGTCTGCGGGTTCGGCCCCTCCGCCAAGCCGGTGTACAGCAGCGCGCAGCGCGGCTCCGCCGCCAGGTGGCGCGTGTGTTCCGACAGGGTGGACAGCCACAGCAGGGCCGAGAGGTCCGGCGCCGGTGCCGGCGTGACCAGCGACGCGAAGGGCTGCCCGCCGGCGCTGCTGGCCAGCGTGGCGGAGGCGGCGCCGCGGATCAGCACCTGGGCCTCGCGAATTCCCTGCTCCGACGCCATGTCGCCCCTCCGGCCCGTCTCGTGCCACAATCGCCCGCGAAACTGGCGCCGCAGCCCGCGCCGCGCAACCTTCGGCGGGCGGCACACGCCCCGGAACAGGACCCATGCCGCAGACCATCGCCCTCGTGGACGACGACCGCAACATCCTCACCAGCGTGCAGATGACGCTGGAGCAGGAAGGCTACACCGTGCGCACCTTCACCGATGGCGAGAGCGCGCTGCAGGGCCTCATGGCCAAGCCCGCGGACCTCGCAGTGCTCGACATCAAGATGCCGCGGATGGACGGGATGGAGCTGCTGCAGCGCCTGCGCCAGCGGTCGAACATGCCGGTGGTGTTCCTCACGTCCAAGGATGAGGAAGTCGACGAGCTGATGGGCCTGCGCCTCGGCGCCGACGACTACATCACCAAGCCGTTCAGCCAGCGGCTGCTGCTGGAACGCATCCGCGCCCTGCTGCGCCGCAACGAGGCCTCGCGCGCCGAGGGTTCCGGCGCACCGCCGGGCGGTGTCATCGCCCGCGGCGACCTGGTGCTGGACGAGACCAAGCACACCTGCGTCTGGAAGGGTGGCCAGGTGCAGCTGACCGTCACCGAATTCCTGCTGGTCAAGGCGCTGGCGGTGCGCCCCGGCATGGTCAAGAACCGCGACCAGCTGATCGATGCCGCCTATGGCGAGAACATCTACGTCGACGACCGCACCATCGACAGCCACGTGAAGCGCATCCGCAAGAAGTTCCGCCAGGTGGATGGCGAATTCGACCAGATCGAGACGCTCTACGGCATCGGCTACCGCTACAAGGAAGCCTGATGGCCAGACCGGCGCGAGATCGGCGCGTGACGGCTGGCGCGCTTGCGGCGCGGACGGCGCACCATGCCTGACGGCAGCACGCGCACCGACGCCGGCGCACCGCGCACCAGCACTGCCGCCGCGCCGCGCGGCCAGCGCCGCTTCTCGCCGCTGCTACGCCGCATCCTGCTGGTCAATGCGGTGCCGCCCGCGCTGCTCGCGGCGTCGCTGCTCTATCTCGACCAGTACCAGAACGGGCTGCTCGCCGCCGAGGTCGAGGGCCTGCGCACCCAGGCGCGCATCTACGCCGGCGGCATCGCCGAGGCTGCGGTGCGCATCGAAGGCGACCGCGCCGTGCTGGTGCCCGACGCCGCGCGACCGCTGCTGCGCCGCCTGGTCGAACCCTCGCCCAACACCCAGGCGCGGCTGTTCGACAATACCGGCCTGATGGTGGCCGACAGCCGCGTGCGCGAAGGCCCGGGTGGCGCGGTGGTGACCGAACCGCTACCACCGCCCGAACCGCGCGGCGCGCTGACCTCGACCGTCGCCGGTGTGTACGACCGCCTGGTCGGCGTGCTGCCCGCCGGGCTGCGCAGCGGCGTGGGCCGCGGCGGCGTCGCCGTCGATGTCGGCCCCGAGGCACCGGATTTCGACTGGCAGCCCGACCTCGGCCCCGATCGGCGCGAGGAACTGCGCCTGGCGCTTGAAGGCGGCGTGCGCCCGTATATCCGCCGCACCGGCGATGGCCGCTTGCTGGTCAGCGTGGCGGAACCCGCGCGCCGCGGCGGTCAGCCGGTCGGCATCGTGCTCCTCACCCGCGAAGCGCGCGAGGTGGATGAACGCCTGTTCCAGATCCGTGCCTCCGTGCTGCTGCTGTTCGGCACGGCACTGGTGCTCACCGTCATGCTGTCCTTCTACCTGGCGCGCACCATCGCGACCCCGATGCTCGACCTCGCGCGCGCCACGCAGCGCATCCGCGAAGGCGAGGGCCGTGAGCAATCGGTCCCGGACCCGCTGCTGGCCCGCAACGACGAGATCGGTGTGCTGGCGCGCGACCTGCAGAATTCCGCCCGCGCGCTATGGGCGCGCATCGATGCGAACGAGCGCTTCGCCGCCGATGTCGCGCACGAATTGCGCAATCCGCTGACGAGCGTGCGCTCGGCGCTGGAGACGCTGCGCCGCGTGGAAAACCCCGAAAGCCGGAACCGTCTGCTGGCGATCATCGCCGAGGATGCCGTGCGCATGGACCGGCTGATCGGCGACATCTCCGACAGCTCGCGCGTCGATGCGGAACTCTCGCGCACGATCTCGGCGCCTGTCGACATCGCCCCCATCCTGCTGGCGCTGTCCGACCTGCACGAAGCCACCCGCAAGGAAGACGACCCGCACGTCATGCTCGAAGCCCCGCCAGGCCCCATGGTGGTGCGCGGCGTCGAGGGCCGCATCGTGCAGGTCTTCCGCAACCTGCTCGGCAACGCACTGTCCTTCAGCCCGCCCAACGGCCGTGTATGGGTCCGCGCCCGCCTGGTCGGCGCCATGGCCGAGGTCGCGATCGAGGACGAAGGCCCCGGCATCCCGGAACAGAAGCTGGAGAGCATCTTCGAACGCTTCTACTCCGAACGCCCGCGCGGCGAACGCTTCGGCCAACACTCCGGCCTCGGCCTGTCGATCAGCAAACAGATCGTCGAAGGCCTGCGCGGCACCATCACCGCCGAGAACCGCCGCGACACCCCGGGCACCATCACCGGCGCCCGCTTCGTGGTGCGGCTGCCGGCGGGGTGAGCGCGGGCGGGAGGGTCCGGGAGGGCAGAGCCCTCCCGGCAGCGCCCTTCCCCCACGCCAGCGCCCACCCGCTTGCCCGCCGCACGCGCCGCGATGCTAGGCTGGTCGTGAAGCTCACCGTCATGAGTGGGTGCAGGAGGATGCGTCATGTTCACCCGTCGCGCCGGTCTCGGTGTTGTTGGTGCGGTTCTTGCTGCGCCTGGTCTCCGGGCGCAGGGTTCTTGGCCGGACAAGCCCATTCGCTTCGTGATCGGGGGGGCGGCGGGCGGTGTCTCCGACATCTTCCTGCGCATGATGGAGAACCGGCTGCGCGAGCGGCTGGGGCAGCCGATGGTGATCGATCCGCGGCCTGGTGCGGGCGGGATGGTGGGGGCGGAGGTCACGGCGCGCGCCGCGCCGGATGGCTACACCTACTACGTGAACCATATCGCCTCGCACGGGATCGGGCCGACGCTGTACCGGCGGCTGTCCTTCGACCCGCTGCGGGACCTGCCGGGGGTGGCGCGGATCGCGGCGATGCCGAACGTTCTGATCGTGAAGGGCGACGGGCCGGTGAAGACGGTGGCGGAGTTGATCGCCTTCTGCCGGGCGAATCCTGCTCGGGCGAATTTCTCCTCGGCCGGGTCGGGTACGTCGTCGCATCTCTCGGGGCTGCTGTTCGGGATGCGCACCGGCGTGGAGGTCACGCATGTGCCCTATCGCGGCACCGCGCCGTCCATGGCGGCGGTGCTGAACGGGGAGGTGCTGTTCGCGATCGACAATGCGCCCGCGTCGCGCCAGCAGGTGCTGGCGGGGATGCTGCGTGCGCTGGGGGTTTCGACCGCGCGGCGGGCCAGCACCATGCCCGAGGTGCCGACGCTGCAGGAACAGGGCGTGCCCGATTTCGATGTCGCGTCCTGGTACGGGATCGCGATGCCGGCTGCCGTCCCGGCCGCGGTGCGCGACCGGCTGGGCAGCGAGATCGTGGCGGCGCTCGAGGATCCGGCGATCGCGCAGCGCATCCGCGACTACGGCGCCGAGCCCTGGCCGCTCGGCCCCGCCGCCTACGATGCCTTCATGCGCGCCGAGGTCGCGACCTGGGCGCCGGTGGTGCGGGCGTCGGGGGCGCAGATCGACTGACCGCCGGCGGGGTTTCGCCGCAGGCCGCGACTAGCAGGCGGAGCATGCCCTCGGCTGCCGCCAGGGCGTCCGGTTCGGGCCACAGCTTTGCCCCGGCACCTTCCGCGCGCAGCGCGGCGAAGCCATGCACCGCCGCCCAGGCCAGGCCGAGCCGGTCGCGCAACGCGGCGTCGTCGGCGCCGGGGTGCAGCGCGCGCATCGTCTCGATCAGCGGGGCGAAGGATGCTGTGCGCGCGGCGGACAGGGCGGGGTCGTCGTGCCGCAGCACGGCGGTGCCAAACATCAGGCGGAAATGCTGCGGGTGGGCCGCGGCGAAGCCGACGTAGCCGCGCCCCGCGGCGAGCAGGGGATGGGCCGGATCCTCGGCCATGCAGCGGCGCATGCTGGCGGCCAGGCGTTCGCTGCCTTCGGCGGCAAAGGCGGTAAGCAGCCCCGCCAGGTCGCCGAAATGCGGTGCCGCGGCGGAATGCGAGACACCCGCGCGGCGTGCCGCAGCGCGCAGGCTCAGCGCGTCCGGCCCGGCTTCGCGCAGGATCTCGGCGACGGCATCGAGAAGGGCGCGACGCAGCGTGCCGTGGTGATGGCGGCCGGCGGGCTTGCGGGCGACAGGCATGGCCGGACCCTGCGCCGCGGCGCGAAACTTGACAACGGTCAGACGTGCCGTAACTGACCATCGGTCAGATCAAGGTGCCCCCATGCCTGCCGAGGCCCTCTTTTCCGCCGCCAACACCCTGGCGCTCGCCGGCTGGCTGGTGCTGGTGGCCGCACCACGTCGACGTTGGGCGCATTGGCATGTCGCGGGGGTCGGCATCCCGGTGGCACTCGCGCTGCTGTACGCCGTGCTGCTGGCGACCCATGCGCCGGGTGCGGAGGGCGGCTTCTCGACGCTGGCGGGCGTCCGTGCCCTGTTCGCCCGCGACGGGCTGCTGCTGGCGGGCTGGGTGCACTACCTGGCCTTCGATCTGTTCATCGGCGCCTGGATGTGCCGGCGCGCGACGCAGGAGGCGCTGGCCTGGTGGCAGGTCTACCCGGCGCTGCCGCTGACCTTCCTGGCCGGGCCGGTCGGGCTGCTGGCGTTCTTTGCGTTGCGCGCGGCCCGCCGTGGCGCAGTGGTGTCGTGACCGCGGGTTTCGCGGCGCTGCATCTCCGGCAGCCGGCGCTGGCGCGCACCGGCCTCGCGATGGCGGCGATCCTGGTGCTGTGCCTGGTCGCCATGCCGTTCGATGCGCGCGAGATTCGCGGCGTCAGCGTCTGGGTAAAGCCGGCGAAGTTCGCGGCGTCGCTGGCGGTGTGGTGCTGGACCATGGCCTGGGCCTGGACGGCGCTCGGTCGCGCCTGGCGGGCGGGGCGTGCCGCGCGGGTGATCGTGGCCGGCACCATCGTCTGCGGTGGCTTCGAGGTCGGTTGGATCGCGCTGCGCGCGGCGGTCGGCCTGCCATCCCACTTCGCCATGGATGCGCTGGGGGCCGCCGTCTACGGCGTGATGGGTCTTGCGGCCGTGCTGCTCTGCCTCTGCGCCGCGGCCTTCGGCGCGCTGGTGGCCTGGCGCGGCGATCCGACGAGGCATCGGGTCATGCGGCTCGGGATTGCCGCGGGCTTCGTCGGCGCGGGGCTGCTCGGCATCTTCACCGGCCTCGCGATCGGTGGTGGGACCGGGCCGTATGTGGGGGGTGAGGCGAGCGACGCCGGCGCCTGGCCGCCCTTCTTCTGGTCACGCAGCGGTGGCGATCTGCGCGTGGCGCATTTCCTCGCCGTCCATGCCATGCAGGCGCTGCCGCTGCTGGCCTGGGGGCTGCTGCGGGCGGGCGCGGCGGCGCCGCGGGCGTGGCTTGCGGCCGGTGCCGCTGGCTGGGTCGGGCTGACGCTCGGCGCCTTCGCGCTGGCGCGCGCAGGGGTGGCGCTGTAGCGCGCTGCCCGCAAGGGGCCTGGGCTGCCGCGGCGACAGCCGCTTCGCAATCCCGCCACGGTCGCGGCATACATGGCTCCCGTGCCGACCGAATCCCCGCTGCTGCGCCGCGCCGTCTTCCTGCTGCTGGTCCTCGCCATCACGGCCGGGCTGGTCGCCCTTGCCATCGCCGTGCTGGCGCCGGGCGGATGGACGGTGTGGGAGGTGATGATCCTGGCCTGCTACCTCGGCACAGTGCCCTGGAGTGCGCTGTCGGCCGCGAATGCGCTGGTCGGCCTCGTGATCCTGCTGGGTGCACGCGACCCGCCGGCCGCGGTGCTGCCCGCGCTGCGCGCCGCGCGCCCCGGCCCCCCGCGCGGGCGCACCGCGATCGCCATCTGTGTCCGCAACGAGGACATGTCCGCCGTCCTGCCGCCGCTTGGCCGGCTGATCGACGGGCTGCCGGCCGCATGCTTCGACCTCTGGGTGTTGTCCGACACGCCCGCGGGCGAGGCCGCCATCGCCGAGGAAGCCGCCTTCCTCGCCTTCGCGCGGACGCGCCCCAACGCCCATTACCGCCGTCGTACGGCGAATGAGGGCTTCAAGGCGGGCAACGTGATGGACTTCCTGGACAATCACGCGGACGGCCTCGCGTATTTCCTGTGCCTCGACGCCGATTCCGAGATGACGCCCGCCGCCGTGCTGCGCCTGGTCGCGTGCATGGAGGCCGATGATCGTCTCGCGATCCTGCAGCAGCTGATCCATGGACGCCCCGCCACCGCTGCCTTCCCGCGCGTGTTCCAGTTCGGCATGCGCCATGGCATGCGCGCCTGGGCGACTGGCCAGGCCTGGTGGCAGGGCGACGAGGGGCCGTACTGGGGCCACAACGCGCTGATCCGGATCGCGCCGTTCCGCGAGCTCTGCCGGCTCGGCCCTCTGCCGGACGGCTCGCGCATCCTCAGCCACGACCAGGTGGAGGCGACGCGCCTGCATGCTGCCGGCTGGAAGGTGCGCGTGCTGCCCGACGACACCGGCAGCGCGGAGGGCAACCCGCCCACCTTCGGCGATTTCGTCACCCGCGACCTGCGCTGGGCCGGCGGCAACATGCAGTATTTGGCCCTGCTGCGCCTGCCCGGCCAGACGCTGATGGCGCGCTGGCAGCTGGTGCAGGCGATCCTGCTGTTCCTGGGCGCGCCGCTGTGGTGTGCGATCCTGCTACTGGCCGGGCTGAATGCGCTCACCGGCGCCGGGGCGTCCACGCCCACCGGCCTGCTGGTGCTGCTGCTGGCCGCGACCTGGGCCTGCCACTACGCCGCCAAGCTCGCGGGATACGCCGAGCTGCTGCTGAACCCGGCGCTCGCCGCGCGCCATGGCGGGCGTGGCGCGGTGGCGCGCAGTGCCGCCGCCGAGATCGCCTTCACCACGCTGATGGAACCGGCGCGTCTCATGGCGCAGTCCCTGTTCCTCCTGGCGCTTCCCTTCGGCATGCGGGTGGGGTGGACGGCGCAGAACCGCGCCGATCGCGGCGTGTCCTGGGGCGATGCGGCGCGGCAGTTCTGGGCGCCGACGCTGGCGGGGGTGGTGTTCGGAGCGATCTTCGCGGCGGCCTCGCCGCTGGCGCTGCTGCTGGCTGCGCCGGTGCTGCTCTCGCTGGTGCTGGCGATCCCCTTCGCTGTGGTCACGGCCGACCCCGGCTTCTCCGCCTGGTTGCGCGCGCGCGGCATCTGCGCGCTGCCGGAGGAAATGCCCGTGCCGGCGTGATAGGCTCCGGCGATGGACCGGCGTCACCCGATCCGCGGCGCACTGAAGTCGCCCGTGCTGCTGCTCGCCTTCCTCTGGGTGCTGCTGGAGGAGACGCTGTGGCGCTGGGCGCGCGCGGTGGGCGGGCTGATCGCGCGCATTCCGGTGTTTTCGGTGCTGGAACGCCTGATCCTGCGGATGGATGCGCGGATCGTCCTGCTGTTGTTCGGCATCCCGATCGTGGCCCTGGTGCCGGTCAAGATCGCGGCGCTGTGGCTGTTCGGCACGGGGCATTGGCTGCTCGGCGCCGGCACGCTGCTGCTGGCCAAGACCGTGGGTGTCGCCTTCTCGGCGCGGCTCTATGTGGTGGCGGAACCGAAGCTGATGACGATCCCGGCCTTCGCCCGGACGCGGAACTGGGTCGTCGCGCTGGTGGCGGGTGCGCATGCGGTCCTGGATGCGCTGCCGGCCTGGCAGGCGGTGCGGCGCGCGATCGCGGCGGTGCATGGCGCGGTCGAGGCGCTGCGCGCGCGGCTGGCGTGGCGTGGCGGCGCGCTGGTCCGCCGGGTGCGCGTGGCGCGGGCGCAGTGGCGGCGGCGCGCATGACCGCGCGGGTCAGGCTCTACGCCGCCGTCTCGCTCGATGGCTGCCTCGCGGATTCGCAGGGTGGGGTCGGCTGGCTCGCGCCCTTCGAAGCCGAGGACTACGGCATGGACGCCTTCCTCGCGGAGGTCGGCACGGTGCTGACGGGGCGCACCACCTACGACCAGGCGCGTGGCTTCGGGGAATGGCCCTATGCCGGCAAGCGCGTGGTGGTGATGACGCATCGCGCGCTTGATGCCGATGCGCCCGATGGCGTCGAAGCCGCGCAGGGCGATCTCGCCGGTGTCATCGCGCGCCTGCGCCGGGAGACGACGGGCGACATCTGGCTGCTCGGCGGCGCGGCGCTGGCGCAGGCCTGCCTGGCGCGCGGGCTGGTCGACAGCATCGAGATCTTCGTCATGCCGCTGCTGCTCGGCGCCGGCCTGAGGCTGTTCGCCACGGACGGGGCGCCCCGCGCACTCACGCTGCGCGAGGCGCGGCCCTATCCGAACGGCGTGGTCGCGCTGAACTACGCGCGCGCCTGACCGCCCCGCTGCTGCAGCACCAGCAGCA from Roseomonas fluvialis encodes the following:
- a CDS encoding stimulus-sensing domain-containing protein, translated to MPDGSTRTDAGAPRTSTAAAPRGQRRFSPLLRRILLVNAVPPALLAASLLYLDQYQNGLLAAEVEGLRTQARIYAGGIAEAAVRIEGDRAVLVPDAARPLLRRLVEPSPNTQARLFDNTGLMVADSRVREGPGGAVVTEPLPPPEPRGALTSTVAGVYDRLVGVLPAGLRSGVGRGGVAVDVGPEAPDFDWQPDLGPDRREELRLALEGGVRPYIRRTGDGRLLVSVAEPARRGGQPVGIVLLTREAREVDERLFQIRASVLLLFGTALVLTVMLSFYLARTIATPMLDLARATQRIREGEGREQSVPDPLLARNDEIGVLARDLQNSARALWARIDANERFAADVAHELRNPLTSVRSALETLRRVENPESRNRLLAIIAEDAVRMDRLIGDISDSSRVDAELSRTISAPVDIAPILLALSDLHEATRKEDDPHVMLEAPPGPMVVRGVEGRIVQVFRNLLGNALSFSPPNGRVWVRARLVGAMAEVAIEDEGPGIPEQKLESIFERFYSERPRGERFGQHSGLGLSISKQIVEGLRGTITAENRRDTPGTITGARFVVRLPAG
- a CDS encoding HugZ family protein, with amino-acid sequence MASEQGIREAQVLIRGAASATLASSAGGQPFASLVTPAPAPDLSALLWLSTLSEHTRHLAAEPRCALLYTGLAEGPNPQTAPRVTVTGLAEPVPETEVAPLKARWLARHPYAALYADFADFGLWRVRIGGALHVGGFARAERIKASELAPDAAALAAVAAAEAEIIQHVNDDHSDAVAAIAEGLLGAGPGPWRLVAVDVDGCDLSDGNRTVRLAFLAQVSDADGVRAALIRAAREGRARSGQAG
- a CDS encoding TetR/AcrR family transcriptional regulator — translated: MPVARKPAGRHHHGTLRRALLDAVAEILREAGPDALSLRAAARRAGVSHSAAAPHFGDLAGLLTAFAAEGSERLAASMRRCMAEDPAHPLLAAGRGYVGFAAAHPQHFRLMFGTAVLRHDDPALSAARTASFAPLIETMRALHPGADDAALRDRLGLAWAAVHGFAALRAEGAGAKLWPEPDALAAAEGMLRLLVAACGETPPAVSRSAPPTPAPPAPRSRPRRA
- a CDS encoding ABA4-like family protein, with protein sequence MPAEALFSAANTLALAGWLVLVAAPRRRWAHWHVAGVGIPVALALLYAVLLATHAPGAEGGFSTLAGVRALFARDGLLLAGWVHYLAFDLFIGAWMCRRATQEALAWWQVYPALPLTFLAGPVGLLAFFALRAARRGAVVS
- a CDS encoding dihydrofolate reductase family protein; this translates as MTARVRLYAAVSLDGCLADSQGGVGWLAPFEAEDYGMDAFLAEVGTVLTGRTTYDQARGFGEWPYAGKRVVVMTHRALDADAPDGVEAAQGDLAGVIARLRRETTGDIWLLGGAALAQACLARGLVDSIEIFVMPLLLGAGLRLFATDGAPRALTLREARPYPNGVVALNYARA
- the mdoH gene encoding glucans biosynthesis glucosyltransferase MdoH; this encodes MPTESPLLRRAVFLLLVLAITAGLVALAIAVLAPGGWTVWEVMILACYLGTVPWSALSAANALVGLVILLGARDPPAAVLPALRAARPGPPRGRTAIAICVRNEDMSAVLPPLGRLIDGLPAACFDLWVLSDTPAGEAAIAEEAAFLAFARTRPNAHYRRRTANEGFKAGNVMDFLDNHADGLAYFLCLDADSEMTPAAVLRLVACMEADDRLAILQQLIHGRPATAAFPRVFQFGMRHGMRAWATGQAWWQGDEGPYWGHNALIRIAPFRELCRLGPLPDGSRILSHDQVEATRLHAAGWKVRVLPDDTGSAEGNPPTFGDFVTRDLRWAGGNMQYLALLRLPGQTLMARWQLVQAILLFLGAPLWCAILLLAGLNALTGAGASTPTGLLVLLLAATWACHYAAKLAGYAELLLNPALAARHGGRGAVARSAAAEIAFTTLMEPARLMAQSLFLLALPFGMRVGWTAQNRADRGVSWGDAARQFWAPTLAGVVFGAIFAAASPLALLLAAPVLLSLVLAIPFAVVTADPGFSAWLRARGICALPEEMPVPA
- a CDS encoding response regulator transcription factor, with amino-acid sequence MPQTIALVDDDRNILTSVQMTLEQEGYTVRTFTDGESALQGLMAKPADLAVLDIKMPRMDGMELLQRLRQRSNMPVVFLTSKDEEVDELMGLRLGADDYITKPFSQRLLLERIRALLRRNEASRAEGSGAPPGGVIARGDLVLDETKHTCVWKGGQVQLTVTEFLLVKALAVRPGMVKNRDQLIDAAYGENIYVDDRTIDSHVKRIRKKFRQVDGEFDQIETLYGIGYRYKEA
- a CDS encoding Bug family tripartite tricarboxylate transporter substrate binding protein, with protein sequence MFTRRAGLGVVGAVLAAPGLRAQGSWPDKPIRFVIGGAAGGVSDIFLRMMENRLRERLGQPMVIDPRPGAGGMVGAEVTARAAPDGYTYYVNHIASHGIGPTLYRRLSFDPLRDLPGVARIAAMPNVLIVKGDGPVKTVAELIAFCRANPARANFSSAGSGTSSHLSGLLFGMRTGVEVTHVPYRGTAPSMAAVLNGEVLFAIDNAPASRQQVLAGMLRALGVSTARRASTMPEVPTLQEQGVPDFDVASWYGIAMPAAVPAAVRDRLGSEIVAALEDPAIAQRIRDYGAEPWPLGPAAYDAFMRAEVATWAPVVRASGAQID